From Anopheles darlingi chromosome 2, idAnoDarlMG_H_01, whole genome shotgun sequence, the proteins below share one genomic window:
- the LOC125948564 gene encoding estrogen-related receptor gamma isoform X1 → MNDFGCYGGAPVLPTGIELTLQTVRSAADTAAHDTMDSWMQEVVSMMAGDGTPARIKQELIEASCCSPSPSSVGSLTQTSLLYGNSPPSKMDFKCSSNNNDSHLTELHGGSHGASGNGKPQSPGSPDRQFCSSTTSAIGDFGSDGTNHDAIKEEIPRRLCLVCGDVASGFHYGVASCEACKAFFKRTIQGNIEYTCPASNDCEINKRRRKACQACRFRKCLLMGMLKEGVRLDRVRGGRQKYRRNPCANPYQLQLIQSNAQYTPQSLEDIKILEVLSSFEPDPLSIGHGAELMNVGDTDATTTVGGSGAGQPSSSSMSSSSSTSSSSSASSSSSVGAAADSAVDRMAMGADAQEILSVLSDIYDKELVGVIGWAKQIPGFTDLPLNDQMRLLQVSWAELLTLMLAYRSIPFDGRLYFATDFWLDERSAKECGALDLYNHLAQITQRLEKISATKEEYYLLKALSLSNCDIRLDNYSALKKIRDSILYALNDCVLLLRQHQAVSHQQQLLLLLPSLRQADHIIRKFWTNVHIEGNVTMNKLFVEMLESVSR, encoded by the exons ATGAACGATTTCGGGTGCTACGGAGGAGCGCCTGTCCTTCCGACAGGAATCGAGCTTACGCTGCAGACCGTTCGTTCAGCAGCGGACACTGCCGCGCACGATACAATGGACAGCTGGATGCAGGAAGTG GTGTCTATGATGGCAGGCGACGGTACGCCTGCTAGGATCAAACAGGAACTGATCGAAGCATCGTGCTGCAGCCCCTCACCATCGTCGGTCGGCAGCTTGACACAAACCAGTCTACTGTATGGCAACTCTCCTCCAAGCAAG ATGGATTTCAAATGTAGTAGCAATAATAATGACTCTCATCTAACGGAATTGCACGGTGGAAGCCACGGTGCGAGCGGTAATGGTAAACCACAGTCGCCCGGATCACCGGATAGACAGTTCTGTAGCTCCACAACCTCGGCCATCGGTGATTTCGGCAGCGACGGGACCAATCATGATGCGATTAAGGAGGAGATACCACGACGGTTGTGCCTAGTATGCGGTGATGTCGCCAGTGGCTTCCACTACGGGGTGGCCAGCTGTGAAGCGTGCAAAGCATTTTTCAAGCGCACTATTCAAG GAAACATCGAGTACACGTGTCCGGCCAGCAATGATTGTGAGATCAACAAACGGCGGCGAAAAGCGTGTCAGGCATGCCGCTTTCGGAAGTGTCTGCTGATGGGTATGCTCAAGGAGGGGGTCCGGTTGGATAGGGTACGTGGCGGGCGCCAGAAGTATCGCCGTAATCCGTGCGCCAACCCATACCAGCTGCAGTTGATCCAGTCGAACGCTCAGTATACGCCCCAGTCGCTGGAGGATATCAAAATACTGGAAGTATTATCATCGTTCGAGCCAGATCCATTATCGATTGGGCATGGAGCAGAACTGATGAATGTTGGTGACACCGATGCAACCACAACGGTGGGTGGTTCTGGTGCAGGACagccgtcgtcctcgtcgatgtcttcgtcgtcctctacatcctcgtcatcatcggcgagCAGCTCGTCTTCAGTTGGCGCCGCTGCCGATTCCGCCGTTGATCGTATGGCGATGGGAGCGGATGCTCAGGAGATCCTGAGCGTACTGAGCGACATATACGACAAGGAGCTCGTTGGTGTGATCGGGTGGGCAAAGCAGATACCTGGATTCACCGATCTTCCGTTGAACGATCAaatgcggctgctgcaggTTAGCTGGGCGGAGCTGCTCACTCTGATGCTCGCCTACCGCTCGATTCCGTTCGATGGGCGTCTGTACTTTGCCACCGATTTCTGGCTCGACGAACGATCCGCTAAGGAGTGCGGTGCCCTCGATCTCTACAACCAT CTCGCACAAATCACCCAACGATTGGAGAAGATCTCGGCTACGAAGGAGGAGTACTACTTGCTTAAGGCACTCTCCCTCTCGAATTGTGATATTCGTCTCGATAATTACAGTGCGCTTAAGAAGATACGTGATTCGATACTATATGCGCTCAACGACTGTGTCCTGCTGTTAAG GCAACACCAGGCCGTctcgcatcagcagcagctgctgctgctattgcctTCGTTGCGGCAGGCTGATCATATAATACGCAAGTTCTGGACTAATGTGCATATCGAAGGAAACGTTACGATGAACAAGTTGTTCGTCGAGATGCTGGAATCGGTGTCTCGATAA
- the LOC125948564 gene encoding estrogen-related receptor gamma isoform X2: MMAGDGTPARIKQELIEASCCSPSPSSVGSLTQTSLLYGNSPPSKMDFKCSSNNNDSHLTELHGGSHGASGNGKPQSPGSPDRQFCSSTTSAIGDFGSDGTNHDAIKEEIPRRLCLVCGDVASGFHYGVASCEACKAFFKRTIQGNIEYTCPASNDCEINKRRRKACQACRFRKCLLMGMLKEGVRLDRVRGGRQKYRRNPCANPYQLQLIQSNAQYTPQSLEDIKILEVLSSFEPDPLSIGHGAELMNVGDTDATTTVGGSGAGQPSSSSMSSSSSTSSSSSASSSSSVGAAADSAVDRMAMGADAQEILSVLSDIYDKELVGVIGWAKQIPGFTDLPLNDQMRLLQVSWAELLTLMLAYRSIPFDGRLYFATDFWLDERSAKECGALDLYNHLAQITQRLEKISATKEEYYLLKALSLSNCDIRLDNYSALKKIRDSILYALNDCVLLLRQHQAVSHQQQLLLLLPSLRQADHIIRKFWTNVHIEGNVTMNKLFVEMLESVSR; the protein is encoded by the exons ATGATGGCAGGCGACGGTACGCCTGCTAGGATCAAACAGGAACTGATCGAAGCATCGTGCTGCAGCCCCTCACCATCGTCGGTCGGCAGCTTGACACAAACCAGTCTACTGTATGGCAACTCTCCTCCAAGCAAG ATGGATTTCAAATGTAGTAGCAATAATAATGACTCTCATCTAACGGAATTGCACGGTGGAAGCCACGGTGCGAGCGGTAATGGTAAACCACAGTCGCCCGGATCACCGGATAGACAGTTCTGTAGCTCCACAACCTCGGCCATCGGTGATTTCGGCAGCGACGGGACCAATCATGATGCGATTAAGGAGGAGATACCACGACGGTTGTGCCTAGTATGCGGTGATGTCGCCAGTGGCTTCCACTACGGGGTGGCCAGCTGTGAAGCGTGCAAAGCATTTTTCAAGCGCACTATTCAAG GAAACATCGAGTACACGTGTCCGGCCAGCAATGATTGTGAGATCAACAAACGGCGGCGAAAAGCGTGTCAGGCATGCCGCTTTCGGAAGTGTCTGCTGATGGGTATGCTCAAGGAGGGGGTCCGGTTGGATAGGGTACGTGGCGGGCGCCAGAAGTATCGCCGTAATCCGTGCGCCAACCCATACCAGCTGCAGTTGATCCAGTCGAACGCTCAGTATACGCCCCAGTCGCTGGAGGATATCAAAATACTGGAAGTATTATCATCGTTCGAGCCAGATCCATTATCGATTGGGCATGGAGCAGAACTGATGAATGTTGGTGACACCGATGCAACCACAACGGTGGGTGGTTCTGGTGCAGGACagccgtcgtcctcgtcgatgtcttcgtcgtcctctacatcctcgtcatcatcggcgagCAGCTCGTCTTCAGTTGGCGCCGCTGCCGATTCCGCCGTTGATCGTATGGCGATGGGAGCGGATGCTCAGGAGATCCTGAGCGTACTGAGCGACATATACGACAAGGAGCTCGTTGGTGTGATCGGGTGGGCAAAGCAGATACCTGGATTCACCGATCTTCCGTTGAACGATCAaatgcggctgctgcaggTTAGCTGGGCGGAGCTGCTCACTCTGATGCTCGCCTACCGCTCGATTCCGTTCGATGGGCGTCTGTACTTTGCCACCGATTTCTGGCTCGACGAACGATCCGCTAAGGAGTGCGGTGCCCTCGATCTCTACAACCAT CTCGCACAAATCACCCAACGATTGGAGAAGATCTCGGCTACGAAGGAGGAGTACTACTTGCTTAAGGCACTCTCCCTCTCGAATTGTGATATTCGTCTCGATAATTACAGTGCGCTTAAGAAGATACGTGATTCGATACTATATGCGCTCAACGACTGTGTCCTGCTGTTAAG GCAACACCAGGCCGTctcgcatcagcagcagctgctgctgctattgcctTCGTTGCGGCAGGCTGATCATATAATACGCAAGTTCTGGACTAATGTGCATATCGAAGGAAACGTTACGATGAACAAGTTGTTCGTCGAGATGCTGGAATCGGTGTCTCGATAA